The Cellulophaga sp. L1A9 genome window below encodes:
- a CDS encoding Imm5 family immunity protein produces the protein MNLSQYVENYTQLIYQRKMISGYKKIIEKSSNSHLPLKERVEIAKTLGFKSINKVFLECCKRAYLKFKINDDFINEGLFLAEEFLYNDKEVDFKKVIKKYRNYFETIDSQPTSGIMLSVLSLFSNLTYDAALILDIENYEGEDDNDFDWEEWNPDFLLSNVYSGGNPFLNEGDKKKRKEFWFNYLDIISSMKQNPNEIFTSIKLKKVDFNEQEIIKRNIAPDLKDIIENKLKSVIELVKKDIKNDPKWDKIQIEGEVLKTGKSMRAYYFKGSDKQKIPLTFFLHSGEKSSVFLMEQLKDIMYKQETRNGAWLSYEIEVQNDDSYSYRFNYDLIKLLPEPKQQPDNFIAEFESYPRSKEYTPEWWRKLLKNSKTIFIE, from the coding sequence TTGAATCTATCTCAATATGTAGAGAATTATACACAGTTAATTTATCAAAGAAAAATGATTAGTGGCTACAAAAAAATAATTGAAAAATCATCTAACTCTCATTTACCATTAAAAGAAAGAGTAGAAATTGCCAAAACATTAGGGTTTAAGTCAATAAATAAAGTTTTTTTAGAATGTTGCAAAAGAGCATATTTGAAATTTAAAATCAATGACGATTTTATTAATGAAGGACTATTTCTAGCTGAAGAATTTTTATATAATGATAAGGAGGTTGATTTCAAAAAGGTTATAAAAAAATACAGAAACTATTTTGAAACGATAGATAGTCAGCCAACTTCTGGTATTATGCTGAGCGTTTTATCTTTATTTAGTAACTTAACATACGATGCTGCCTTAATTCTAGATATAGAAAATTATGAAGGTGAAGATGATAATGATTTTGATTGGGAGGAATGGAATCCTGATTTCTTATTATCCAATGTATATTCAGGCGGTAATCCATTTTTAAATGAAGGTGATAAAAAGAAAAGGAAAGAATTTTGGTTCAACTATTTGGACATTATAAGTTCAATGAAACAAAATCCAAATGAAATTTTCACTTCTATTAAATTAAAAAAAGTAGATTTTAATGAACAAGAAATTATAAAAAGAAATATAGCTCCAGATTTAAAAGATATAATTGAAAACAAACTAAAAAGTGTCATTGAGCTCGTTAAAAAAGACATCAAGAATGATCCTAAATGGGATAAAATTCAAATAGAAGGTGAAGTATTAAAAACAGGAAAATCAATGAGAGCTTATTATTTTAAGGGCTCTGATAAACAAAAAATTCCATTAACTTTCTTTTTACATTCAGGTGAAAAATCAAGTGTTTTCTTAATGGAACAATTGAAAGATATAATGTATAAACAAGAAACTCGCAATGGAGCTTGGCTTAGTTATGAAATTGAGGTACAAAACGATGATTCATATAGTTATAGATTCAATTATGATCTTATAAAATTACTTCCAGAGCCTAAGCAGCAGCCAGATAATTTTATAGCAGAATTTGAAAGTTATCCAAGATCAAAAGAATACACCCCTGAATGGTGGAGAAAATTATTAAAAAATTCGAAAACAATATTTATTGAATAG
- a CDS encoding SH3 domain-containing protein, which translates to MKTLILIIFTFLFSCNQTQENKQKQTSNDITLEIDNTPASKESIANNQLKIIVTNENYKAKLKKIKLEKKDIPTNIDLYICDKIIPDYYLLLKDNRLIVVSEQVCGDFGGISLTSIKENKVLQILAVSGLHYEPDNEEEYKVVTSFTIDNNYNIFVTDVTTEYGKITNKKITTYSISSIGEYIKIKEEEIKKNPFLLGSTVYAQVETYLNVRSIPNSDSDIIEKAYPKDALRVLEVLDSWVKIEINGKEGYVSKDFVK; encoded by the coding sequence ATGAAAACACTAATCCTAATCATTTTTACTTTTTTATTTTCATGTAATCAAACACAAGAAAACAAACAAAAGCAGACTTCTAATGACATAACTTTAGAGATTGATAATACTCCTGCATCAAAAGAAAGTATTGCAAATAACCAACTTAAAATAATAGTTACTAATGAAAATTATAAAGCGAAATTAAAAAAGATAAAACTTGAAAAAAAAGATATTCCTACTAATATTGATTTATATATATGTGATAAAATAATTCCTGATTATTATTTACTTTTAAAAGATAATCGCCTAATTGTTGTTAGTGAACAAGTTTGTGGCGATTTTGGAGGAATATCTTTAACTTCCATAAAAGAAAACAAAGTTTTGCAGATCTTAGCTGTCTCTGGTCTACATTATGAACCAGATAATGAAGAAGAATATAAAGTAGTGACCTCATTTACAATTGATAATAACTATAATATATTTGTAACTGATGTAACTACTGAATATGGAAAAATTACAAATAAAAAAATAACAACATATTCAATTTCATCTATTGGAGAGTATATAAAAATTAAAGAAGAAGAAATTAAAAAAAATCCTTTTTTGTTAGGTTCAACTGTCTACGCACAAGTAGAAACTTATTTGAATGTAAGGTCAATACCCAATAGCGATAGCGATATTATAGAAAAAGCTTACCCAAAAGATGCTTTAAGAGTTTTAGAAGTTTTAGATTCTTGGGTTAAGATAGAGATAAATGGTAAAGAAGGTTATGTTAGTAAAGACTTTGTGAAGTAA
- a CDS encoding DUF3828 domain-containing protein yields MKYFNLYIPLLLLLISCKEANKNTDSIQNSTAQIDSVITNNKDGVVILTEFYKKYYGEYRDREGIEEYVSSRILKRMDSLTIEDNLMLDYDPFIYGQDWDENILMKSIEIKPLKNRDEYRVSFFRFANSDEKRTNIDLLLKNNSEGKLLIYSILNDEYLNFKNNITNNKTKSKAIIDSWQNDHIEIHITTDNLTYLFNGQCIYAFSIKIVNDTEVELIWGEIGMDCVNDMQFNETFGLSKELIPQKGKPFAKYSLEKEVVTVTYYYKEWVDSYKKKINNKPFMDVFYSKDE; encoded by the coding sequence ATGAAATATTTTAATTTGTACATCCCTTTATTATTATTACTGATTAGCTGTAAAGAAGCGAATAAGAATACTGATAGTATTCAAAACTCAACTGCCCAAATAGATTCTGTCATTACTAACAATAAAGATGGTGTCGTTATTTTAACAGAATTCTACAAAAAGTATTATGGCGAATATAGAGATAGAGAAGGTATAGAAGAGTATGTGTCATCTCGTATTTTAAAAAGAATGGATAGTCTAACTATAGAGGATAATCTTATGTTAGATTATGACCCTTTTATTTATGGGCAAGATTGGGATGAAAATATACTTATGAAATCTATAGAAATAAAACCTTTAAAAAACAGGGATGAATATAGGGTAAGCTTTTTTAGATTTGCTAATAGTGATGAGAAAAGAACAAACATAGATTTGTTATTAAAAAACAATAGTGAAGGCAAACTATTAATTTACAGCATTCTTAATGATGAATATTTGAATTTTAAAAATAATATTACTAATAATAAAACAAAATCAAAAGCAATTATAGATAGTTGGCAAAATGATCATATTGAGATACACATAACAACTGATAATCTAACATATTTATTCAACGGGCAATGCATATATGCCTTTTCGATAAAAATAGTAAACGATACTGAGGTAGAACTCATATGGGGAGAAATAGGGATGGATTGTGTTAATGATATGCAGTTTAATGAAACATTTGGTTTGTCTAAAGAACTTATTCCTCAAAAAGGGAAACCATTTGCAAAATACTCATTAGAAAAAGAAGTTGTCACTGTAACTTATTATTATAAAGAATGGGTAGATTCATACAAAAAGAAAATAAATAATAAACCATTTATGGATGTGTTTTATTCTAAAGATGAATAG